A DNA window from Aquarana catesbeiana isolate 2022-GZ linkage group LG01, ASM4218655v1, whole genome shotgun sequence contains the following coding sequences:
- the MIER3 gene encoding mesoderm induction early response protein 3 isoform X1 has product MAEASFDSSSPVGSLSSEDHDFDPTAEMLVHDYDDERTLEEEEMKEDGKNFSSEIEDLEKEGNMPLEDLLAIYVYEPADPVMAGSSVGSSPSELADELPDMTLDKEEIAKDLLSGDDEETQSSADDLTPSVTSHETPDFFPRPLRSNAAYDGDREWESEDLETEIGNSSEDLRKEIMVGSQYQAEIPPFQGHYMADLSDYEHQDQLIWSPEVVPESKVEDFLLETMQMDKKNMHNRVSDGVIKDNEQALHELFKCEYDFPEAMERFCSRGVLHEEFKPWTEEECRNFEHALLIHGKDFHLIQKNKVRTRTVAECVAFYYIWKKSERYDNFAQQTRFGKKRYHHHPGVTDYMDRLVDEAEALGGVEHPSALTCQNRSESMPDTQLNILNITANDLTALTHSVANVCNSTDVNCLNDGFPSLDSLPRGSVNHVPVGTEDLLNLPSNGESDCFTLFETGFYPPDLNPVSLCGEETERPAKRIKMGISVPEPFINDVSVNNLSVDFDNHAHHITSAKMAVSMADFSSLSANDTNSFISSHTLHHTALQSE; this is encoded by the exons TTGGCTCTCTGTCATCAGAAGATCATGACTTTGACCCTACAGCTGAAATGTTGGTACATGATTATGATGATGAGAGAACTCTTGAAGAAGAAGAAATGAAGGAAGACGGAAAAAACTTCAGCTCTGAAATTGAAGATTTAGAAAAG GAAGGAAACATGCCTTTGGAAGATTTATTAGCCATTTATGTCTATGAGCCTGCAGATCCAGTTATGGCAGGATCCAGCGTTGGCAGCTCTCCCAGCGAGTTGGCTGATGAGCTCCCTGACATGACGCTAGATAAA gAGGAAATTGCAAAGGACCTTTTGTCAGGTGATGATGAAGAAACACAGTCTTCAGCTGATGATTTGACTCCATCCGTCACGTCACATGAGACACCAGACTTTTTTCCTCGACCTTTAAGAT CAAATGCAGCATATGATGGCGATAGAGAGTGGGAAAGTGAGGATTTGGAAACGGAAATTGGAAATTCTTCAGAAGATTTAAGAAAG GAAATAATGGTTGGTTCACAGTATCAGGCAGAAATTCCCCCTTTTCAGGGACATTACATGGCAGATTTATCTG ACTACGAACACCAAGATCAGTTGATCTGGAGTCCAGAAGTTGTTCCAGAGAGCAAAGTGGAGGACTTTCTGTTGGAAACCATGCAGATGGACAAGAAGAATATGCACAATAGAGTATCAGATGGGGTCATCAAAGATAACGAACAG GCTCTGCATGAGCTCTTCAAGTGTGAATACGACTTCCCAGAGGCAATGGAAAGATTTTGCAGTAGAGGAGTATTACATG AAGAGTTCAAGCCTTGGACTGAGGAAGAATGTAGAAATTTTGAACATGCACTTCTAATCCATGGGAAAGATTTTCATCTAATACAGAAAAATAAG GTGAGAACCCGCACAGTAGCTGAATGTGTAGCTTTTTATTACATCTGGAAGAAATCGGAGAGATATGACAATTTTGCCCAGCAAACTAGATTTGGCAAGAAAAGATATCACCATCATCCTGGAGTAAC GGATTACATGGACAGATTGGTAGATGAAGCAGAGGCACTTGGAGGAGTTGAGCATCCATCAGCCTTAACCTGCCAGAATAGGTCCGAGTCCATGCCTGACACCCAGCTTAACATTCTGAATATAACTGCGAATGACCTTACAG cactgacgcacagCGTGGCCAACGTATGCAATTCTACAGACGTAAACTGTTTAAATGATGGCTTCCCATCGCTAGACTCATTGCCCCGAGGCTCAGTGAACCACGTGCCTGTCGGCACAGAAGACCTGCTCAACTTGCCCAGCAATGGCGAAAGTGATTGCTTTACCTTGTTTGAGACTGGATTTTAtcctcctgacctcaacccggtgaGCTTATGTGGCGAGGAAACGGAGAGGCCGGCAAAAAGGATAAAAATGGGGATCTCCGTCCCAGAACCCTTCATCAACGACGTGTCTGTAAATAACCTAAGTGTAGACTTTGACAACCATGCGCACCATATTACCAGTGCCAAAATGGCTGTATCCATGGCAGACTTCAGCAGTCTTTCTGCAAATGACACAAATAGTTTTATAAGTTCGCACACACTACACCATACAGCCCTGCAGTCGGAGTGA
- the MIER3 gene encoding mesoderm induction early response protein 3 isoform X2: protein MLVHDYDDERTLEEEEMKEDGKNFSSEIEDLEKEGNMPLEDLLAIYVYEPADPVMAGSSVGSSPSELADELPDMTLDKEEIAKDLLSGDDEETQSSADDLTPSVTSHETPDFFPRPLRSNAAYDGDREWESEDLETEIGNSSEDLRKEIMVGSQYQAEIPPFQGHYMADLSDYEHQDQLIWSPEVVPESKVEDFLLETMQMDKKNMHNRVSDGVIKDNEQALHELFKCEYDFPEAMERFCSRGVLHEEFKPWTEEECRNFEHALLIHGKDFHLIQKNKVRTRTVAECVAFYYIWKKSERYDNFAQQTRFGKKRYHHHPGVTDYMDRLVDEAEALGGVEHPSALTCQNRSESMPDTQLNILNITANDLTALTHSVANVCNSTDVNCLNDGFPSLDSLPRGSVNHVPVGTEDLLNLPSNGESDCFTLFETGFYPPDLNPVSLCGEETERPAKRIKMGISVPEPFINDVSVNNLSVDFDNHAHHITSAKMAVSMADFSSLSANDTNSFISSHTLHHTALQSE from the exons ATGTTGGTACATGATTATGATGATGAGAGAACTCTTGAAGAAGAAGAAATGAAGGAAGACGGAAAAAACTTCAGCTCTGAAATTGAAGATTTAGAAAAG GAAGGAAACATGCCTTTGGAAGATTTATTAGCCATTTATGTCTATGAGCCTGCAGATCCAGTTATGGCAGGATCCAGCGTTGGCAGCTCTCCCAGCGAGTTGGCTGATGAGCTCCCTGACATGACGCTAGATAAA gAGGAAATTGCAAAGGACCTTTTGTCAGGTGATGATGAAGAAACACAGTCTTCAGCTGATGATTTGACTCCATCCGTCACGTCACATGAGACACCAGACTTTTTTCCTCGACCTTTAAGAT CAAATGCAGCATATGATGGCGATAGAGAGTGGGAAAGTGAGGATTTGGAAACGGAAATTGGAAATTCTTCAGAAGATTTAAGAAAG GAAATAATGGTTGGTTCACAGTATCAGGCAGAAATTCCCCCTTTTCAGGGACATTACATGGCAGATTTATCTG ACTACGAACACCAAGATCAGTTGATCTGGAGTCCAGAAGTTGTTCCAGAGAGCAAAGTGGAGGACTTTCTGTTGGAAACCATGCAGATGGACAAGAAGAATATGCACAATAGAGTATCAGATGGGGTCATCAAAGATAACGAACAG GCTCTGCATGAGCTCTTCAAGTGTGAATACGACTTCCCAGAGGCAATGGAAAGATTTTGCAGTAGAGGAGTATTACATG AAGAGTTCAAGCCTTGGACTGAGGAAGAATGTAGAAATTTTGAACATGCACTTCTAATCCATGGGAAAGATTTTCATCTAATACAGAAAAATAAG GTGAGAACCCGCACAGTAGCTGAATGTGTAGCTTTTTATTACATCTGGAAGAAATCGGAGAGATATGACAATTTTGCCCAGCAAACTAGATTTGGCAAGAAAAGATATCACCATCATCCTGGAGTAAC GGATTACATGGACAGATTGGTAGATGAAGCAGAGGCACTTGGAGGAGTTGAGCATCCATCAGCCTTAACCTGCCAGAATAGGTCCGAGTCCATGCCTGACACCCAGCTTAACATTCTGAATATAACTGCGAATGACCTTACAG cactgacgcacagCGTGGCCAACGTATGCAATTCTACAGACGTAAACTGTTTAAATGATGGCTTCCCATCGCTAGACTCATTGCCCCGAGGCTCAGTGAACCACGTGCCTGTCGGCACAGAAGACCTGCTCAACTTGCCCAGCAATGGCGAAAGTGATTGCTTTACCTTGTTTGAGACTGGATTTTAtcctcctgacctcaacccggtgaGCTTATGTGGCGAGGAAACGGAGAGGCCGGCAAAAAGGATAAAAATGGGGATCTCCGTCCCAGAACCCTTCATCAACGACGTGTCTGTAAATAACCTAAGTGTAGACTTTGACAACCATGCGCACCATATTACCAGTGCCAAAATGGCTGTATCCATGGCAGACTTCAGCAGTCTTTCTGCAAATGACACAAATAGTTTTATAAGTTCGCACACACTACACCATACAGCCCTGCAGTCGGAGTGA